From the genome of Vulpes lagopus strain Blue_001 chromosome 2, ASM1834538v1, whole genome shotgun sequence, one region includes:
- the LOC121483980 gene encoding uncharacterized protein LOC121483980 — MKEKDKEGANGKEEKEDRHRVNYRWTQKTQVTAIRRQRGQPSENEDRQDPGLGPEKAWVVGRVPVWPLWTILLLIRPLGSLGSPLCPREAFYFLIAIMKMLGNKNDGTLYTPDDLSVCPAETLGCFRLELSVIQFEEGPSLGIAVFRLQRLLDALGSRLWVTGQGPCPPCEGHPQRPVPLFLLKLLELLQGACAQHLPSA; from the exons atgaaggagaaagacaaagaaggggccaatggaaaagaggaaaaagaagatagaCACAGGGTCAATTACAGATGGACCCAGAAAACACAAGTGACGGCGATTCGGAGGCAGAGAGGCCAGCCCTCAGAGAATGAAGACAGACAG gaccctgggctggGACCAGAGAAAGCCTGGGTGGTGGGCAGGGTGCCCGTGTGGCCTCTCTGGACCATCCTCCTGCTGATACGGCCCTTGGGAAGCCTAGGATCACCCCTCTGTCCTCGGGAGGCTTTCTACTTCTTAATTGCCATCATGAAGATGctg GGAAACAAAAATGATGGCACTCTTTACACCCCAGATGACCTTTCG GTGTGTCCTGCTGAGACTCTGGGGTGCTTCCGGCTGGAGCTGTCTGTGATCCAGTTCGAAGAGGGCCCATCCTTGGGGATTGCAGTGTTCCGGCTACAGCGTCTGCTGGATGCCCTGGGGTCTCGGCTGTGGGTGACTGGCCAGGGCCCTTGTCCACCCTGCGAAGGACATCCTCAGAGAcctgtccctctctttctgttgAAACTCTTAGAGTTATTACAGGGGGCTTGTGCTCAGCACCTGCCCTCAGCATGA
- the RPS16 gene encoding 40S ribosomal protein S16 isoform X2 translates to MPSKGPLQSVQVFGRKKTATAVAHCKRGNGLIKVNGRPLEMIEPRTLQYKLLEPVLLLGKERFAGVDIRVRVKGGGHVAQIYGEFQELGVWGDGWLIYSSVHVFPSQPSASPSPRRWWPITRNMLMRPPRRRSKTSLSSTTGPCWWQIPGAANPKSLAVLVPVLATRNPTDEIVVRMRVHLYNKPLSWDLRFQRLCFGCLWWVLG, encoded by the exons ATGCCGTCCAAGGGTCCTCTGCAGTCCGTGCAGGTCTTCGGACGTAAG AAGACGGCCACCGCCGTGGCGCACTGCAAGCGGGGCAACGGCCTCATCAAGGTGAACGGGCGGCCCCTGGAGATGATCGAGCCACGCACGCTGCAGTACAAG CTACTGGAACCTGTTCTGCTTCTGGGTAAGGAGCGATTTGCTGGGGTGGACATCCGTGTCCGAGTGAAGGGTGGTGGTCACGTGGCCCAGATTTACGGTGAGTTCCAGGAATTGGGCGTATGGGGGGACGGATGG CTAATATACTCTTCTGTGCATGTATTTCCCTCACAGCCATCCGCCAGTCCATCTCCAAGGCGCTGGTGGCCTATTACCAGAAAT ATGTTGATGAGGCCTCCAAGAAGGAGATCAAAGACATCCTTATCCAGTACGACCGGACCCTGCTGGTGGCAGATCCCCGGCGCTGCGAATCCAAAAAGTTTGGCGGTCCTGGTGCCCGTGCTCGCTACCAGAAATCCTACCGATGAAATTGTTGTGAGGATGAGGGTTCATCTTTATAATAAACCGCTGTCGTGGGACTTAAGGTTTCAAAGGTTGTGCTTTGGTTGTTTGTGGTGGGTCTTGggctaa
- the RPS16 gene encoding 40S ribosomal protein S16 isoform X1: MPSKGPLQSVQVFGRKKTATAVAHCKRGNGLIKVNGRPLEMIEPRTLQYKLLEPVLLLGKERFAGVDIRVRVKGGGHVAQIYAIRQSISKALVAYYQKYVDEASKKEIKDILIQYDRTLLVADPRRCESKKFGGPGARARYQKSYR; encoded by the exons ATGCCGTCCAAGGGTCCTCTGCAGTCCGTGCAGGTCTTCGGACGTAAG AAGACGGCCACCGCCGTGGCGCACTGCAAGCGGGGCAACGGCCTCATCAAGGTGAACGGGCGGCCCCTGGAGATGATCGAGCCACGCACGCTGCAGTACAAG CTACTGGAACCTGTTCTGCTTCTGGGTAAGGAGCGATTTGCTGGGGTGGACATCCGTGTCCGAGTGAAGGGTGGTGGTCACGTGGCCCAGATTTACG CCATCCGCCAGTCCATCTCCAAGGCGCTGGTGGCCTATTACCAGAAAT ATGTTGATGAGGCCTCCAAGAAGGAGATCAAAGACATCCTTATCCAGTACGACCGGACCCTGCTGGTGGCAGATCCCCGGCGCTGCGAATCCAAAAAGTTTGGCGGTCCTGGTGCCCGTGCTCGCTACCAGAAATCCTACCGATGA
- the PLEKHG2 gene encoding pleckstrin homology domain-containing family G member 2 isoform X1: MPEGARGPSLSKPSPGLGRGPTGEVCNCAAVCETQTAAPATPAMASPRGSGSSTSLSTVGSEGDPAPGPTPACSASRPEPLPGPPIRLHLSPVGTPGSAKPSRLERVAREIVETERAYVRDLRSIVEDYLGPLLDGGVLGLSAEQVGILFANIEDIYEFSSELLEDLEGSPSAGGIAECFVQRSEDFDIYTLYCMNYPSSLALLRELSLSPPAALWLQERQAQLHHSLPLQSFLLKPVQRILKYHLLLQELGKHWAEGPGAGGREMVEEAIVSMTAVAWYINDMKRKQEHAARLQEVQRRLGGWTGPELSAFGELVLEGAFRGGGGGGPRLRGGERLLFLFSRMLLVAKRRGPEYTYKGHIFCCNLSVSESPRDPLGFKVSDLTIPKHRHLLQAKNQEEKRLWIHCLQRLFFENHPASIPAKAKQVLLENSLHCAPKSKPIPEPLTPPLGSPRPRDARSFTPGRRNTAPSPGPSATRRGRRQSEPMKDPYVMFPQNAQPRLKHAGSEGELYPTLEPQPPVPASGPPEDLEDTGPPTLEPSGTSITEEILELLNQRGLRDPAPSPHDIPKFPGDSQVPEGSDPLTFQALPSRDSSEEEEEEELEMDERGPSPLHVLEGLESSSAAENPDVPGLTKSPDTPNLPEIPSLSEIPKIPHLPSLSDISSVFEMPCLPAIPSVPDIPSLPSAPTLPCDSWLQGPLRGPDEALATRRELFPGSSSIKLGEPSSGGRAGREEAAEGESFPDFQPQDVPRDQGFPDELEFRSCSEIRSAWQALEQGQLARPGFPEPLLILEDSDLGGGSGGSGKAGAPSSSSERAASRVRELARLYSERIQQMQRAETRASANAPRRRPRALAQPQLSPCLPQEQAEPGPLPAFGHVLVCELAFPLTCAQESVPLGPATRVQAATPLSKQGGCLGGEGLKVSNLPEQDHLGIRVPAAAPLSEQRGLWNIQSVAGAAAAVPKQEDAPGVRVLATALPAQEAPLEIQVPGTAPLAEDGGHVDIWDPSSPALPRRGCCSDVTVVATATMPKQEGHLRTQTPAGTLLTKQGGPRDVHFPAGGCDQAVNTSLMCGGNHQIPDSTPLPLRHELPDIQAPGASPVPACGGHLSHHVPAGAPLSSPQDCSDVQAPDPSPLPAHRSCLDDRVPASTPLCVPNPDVPATTPLHQRPGLPDTQVQALPPLPEQDSLPDSPGPSAAPLLEQKSLTEGHGPAAMLSPERRGSQDIQGLVPTPGQSAVVMSKPGGHLVSPVVRSETSELTPPHSPAPPTRQLLGPNAAALSRYLAASYISQSLARRQGPGGDAPAASRGPWSSSAPASRAPSPPPQPQPPPPPARRLSYATTVNIHVGGGGRLRPAKAQVRLNHPTLLAPPQESVGLRGAQGTPDAPFHT, from the exons cagcccctgcaaCCCCGGCCATGGCCTCCCCCCGAGGTTCTGGGAGCTCCACATCCCTCAGCACTGTGGGCTCCGAGGGGGACCCGGCTCCGGGGCCCACCCCAGCTTGCTCAGCGTCCAGGCCAGAGCCCCTTCCAGGGCCCCCCATCCGCCTGCATCTGTCACCTGTGGGCACCCCGGGTTCGGCCAAACCCTCGAGGCTGGAGCGAGTGGCACGAGAGATCGTGGAGACAGAGCGGGCCTATGTCCGGGACCTTCGCAGCATCGTGGAG GACTACCTGGGCCCTCTGCTGGACGGtggggtcctggggctgagcGCGGAGCAGGTGGGCATACTATTTGCCAACATCGAGGACATCTACGAGTTCAGCAG tGAGCTCCTGGAGGACCTAGAGGGCAGCCCCAGCGCGGGGGGCATTGCCGAGTGCTTTGTGCAGAGG AGTGAGGATTTTGACATCTACACGTTGTACTGCATGAACTACCCGAG CTCCCTAGCCCTGCTCCGGGAGCTGTCGCTGTCCCCGCCCGCAGCCCTGTGGTTGCAGGAGCGCCAGGCCCAGCTCCACCACTCGCTGCCCCTGCAGAGCTTCCTGCTCAAACCTGTTCAGCGGATCCTCAAGTACCACCTGCTGCTGCAG GAGCTTGGCAAGCACTGGGCGGAGGGCCCGGGCGCCGGGGGCCGCGAGATGGTGGAAGAGGCGATTGTGTCCATGACAGCCGTCGCCTGGTACATCAATGACATGAAACGCAAGCAGGAGCATGCTGCGCGCCTCCAG GAAGTGCAGCGGCGGCTGGGCGGCTGGACCGGCCCGGAGCTCAGCGCCTTCGGGGAGCTGGTGCTGGAGGGCGCCTtccgaggcggcggcgggggcggcccccGACTTCGAGGGGGCGAGCGgctgctctttctcttctcccgAATGCTGCTCGTGGCCAAGCGCCGGGGACCGGAGTACACCTACAAGGGCCACATCTTC TGCTGCAACCTGAGTGTGAGCGAGAGCCCTCGAGACCCTCTGGGGTTCAAGGTGTCCGATCTGACCATTCCCAAACACAGGCACCTGCTCCAG gcCAAGAACCAAGAAGAGAAGAGGCTGTGGATTCACTGTCTCCAGCGCCTCTTCTTTGAGAACCACCCGGCCTCTATCCCTGCCAAG GCGAAACAAGTTCTCCTTGAAAACAGCCTGCACT GTGCTCCTAAAAGTAAGCCTATCCCAGAGCCCCTGACACCCCCGCTTGGGTCTCCCCGACCTCGAGATGCTAGAAGTTTCACTCCTGGACGAAGGAACACAG CTCCGTCTCCAGGACCCTCTGCTACCCGCCGTGGCCGCAGACAGTCCG AGCCAATGAAGGACCCGTACGTTATGTTTCCACAGAACG CTCAGCCTAGACTCAAG CACGCTGGCAGTGAGGGGGAGCTGTACCCCACCTTAGAGCCTCAGCCACCAGTTCCAGCTTCCGGACCCCCTGAGGACCTGGAAGACACTGGACCCCCTACCCTGGAACCCTCTGGGACCTCGATCACTGAAGAGATCCTGGAGCTGCTGAACCAGAGAGGCCTCCGGGATCCAGCG CCATCGCCCCACGACATCCCCAAGTTCCCTGGAGACTCCCAGGTGCCGGAGGGCAGTGACCCCCTCACATTCCAAGCCCTGCCCAGCCGGGACTCttcagaagaggaggaggaggaggagctggaaaTGGACGAACGCGGGCCTTCCCCACTCCATGTCCTGGAGGGGCTCGAAAGTTCCAGCGCAGCTGAAAATCCTGACGTTCCCGGCCTTACGAAAAGTCCAGATACACCCAACCTCCCTGAAATTCCCAGCCTGTCTGAAATTCCCAAGATTCCCCACCTTCCCAGTCTGTCAGACATTTCCAGTGTTTTTGAAATGCCCTGCCTTCCAGCCATACCTAGTGTCCCTGACATTCCTAGTCTTCCCAGCGCTCCCACCCTGCCCTGTGACTCATGGCTCCAGGGACCTCTGCGGGGGCCCGATGAGGCCCTGGCCACCAGGAGAGAACTGTTCCCTGGAAGCAGTTCCATAAAACTGGGAGAGCCGTCCTCAGGCggcagggcagggcgggaggAGGCTGCGGAAGGGGAGTCGTTCCCAGACTTCCAGCCGCAGGATGTCCCCCGAGATCAGGGATTCCCGGATGAGCTGGAATTCCGCTCCTGTTCGGAGATCCGGAGCGCCTGGCAGGCCCTGGAGCAGGGGCAGCTGGCCCGGCCGGGTTTCCCGGAGCCACTGCTCATCCTGGAAGATTCGGATCTGGGCGGAGGCAGCGGCGGGAGTGGGAAGGCAGGAGCCCCGAGTTCGAGTTCGGAGCGGGCGGCCTCCCGAGTGCGAGAGTTAGCCCGGCTTTACAGCGAGCGCATCCAGCAGATGCAGCGGGCTGAGACCCGGGCGTCGGCCAAcgccccccgccgccggccgCGCGCCCTGGCCCAACCGCAGCTGTCCCCCTGCCTGCCGCAGGAGCAGGCTGAGCCAG ggcccctgcctgcctttggacATGTGCTGGTTTGTGAGCTGGCCTTCCCGCTGACCTGTGCCCAGGAGTCTGTTCCTCTGGGTCCCGCCACCCGGGTTCAAGCCGCCACACCTTTGTCTAAGCAGGGAGGCTGCCTCGGGGGCGAGGGTCTAAAGGTTTCAAATTTGCCTGAGCAAGACCATCTGGGCATCCGGGTTCCAGCTGCGGCCCCGTTGTCTGAGCAGAGAGGCCTCTGGAATATACAGAGTGTGGCCGGAGCCGCCGCAGCCGTGCCGAAGCAGGAGGACGCCCCAGGTGTTCGGGTGCTGGCTACAGCTTTGCCTGCTCAGGAAGCCCCCCTGGAAATCCAAGTTCCAGGCACCGCTCCTTTGGCTGAGGATGGAGGCCATGTGGACATCTGGGATCCAAGCAGCCCTGCTTTGCCCAGGCGGGGATGCTGTTCCGATGTTACGGTTGTAGCCACGGCCACTATGCCGAAGCAAGAAGGTCACTTGCGCACCCAGACCCCAGCCGGTACCCTGCTAACTAAGCAAGGAGGCCCCCGGGATGTTCACTTCCCAGCCGGTGGCTGCGATCAGGCGGTGAACACTTCGCTTATGTGTGGAGGGAACCATCAGATCCCAGACAGCACCCCACTGCCCCTGCGACACGAGCTCCCAGACATTCAGGCTCCAGGTGCCTCACCTGTGCCTGCATGTGGAGGCCACCTAAGCCATCACGTCCCAGCCGGTGCTCCACTGTCTTCACCCCAAGACTGCTCAGACGTTCAGGCTCCAGACCCCTCGCCTTTGCCTGCACACAGGAGCTGCCTAGACGATCGGGTCCCAGCCAGCACGCCGCTGTGTGTGCCCAACCCAGACGTCCCAGCTACCACACCTTTGCACCAGCGACCAGGCCTCCCGGACACCCAAGTCCAGGCCCTCCCACCTTTGCCCGAGCAGGACAGCCTCCCAGACAGCCCCGGTCCATCTGCTGCACCTTTGTTGGAGCAGAAGAGCCTCACAGAAGGGCACGGTCCAGCTGCAATGCTTTCGCCCGAGCGAAGAGGCTCTCAGGACATCCAGGGCCTGGTACCCACCCCGGGCCAGAGCGCCGTGGTTATGTCCAAACCGGGAGGCCACCTGGTCTCTCCTGTAGTCCGGTCAGAGACTTCAGAGTTGACCCCGCCCCACAGTCCCGCTCCTCCAACCCGTCAGCTCCTGGGCCCCAATGCAGCTGCCCTCTCAAGATACCTGGCAGCCTCGTACATCAGCCAGAGCCTGGCTCGGCGGCAAGGGCCTGGGGGGGACGCTCCCGCAGCCTCCCGGGGTCCCTGGTCCTCCTCTGCCCCCGCATCGCGGGCACCTTCACCaccgccccagccccagcccccaccacccccagccagGAGGCTCAGCTATGCCACCACGGTCAACATCCACGTCGGGGGTGGTGGGAGGCTGCGGCCGGCCAAGGCCCAGGTCAGGTTGAACCACCCCACTCTCCTGGCGCCCCCCCAGGAATCTGTGGGCCTTCGCGGGGCCCAGGGAACTCCTGATGCCCCTTTCCACACATGA
- the PLEKHG2 gene encoding pleckstrin homology domain-containing family G member 2 isoform X2, translating into MPEGARGPSLSKPSPGLGRGPTGEVCNCAAVCETQTAPATPAMASPRGSGSSTSLSTVGSEGDPAPGPTPACSASRPEPLPGPPIRLHLSPVGTPGSAKPSRLERVAREIVETERAYVRDLRSIVEDYLGPLLDGGVLGLSAEQVGILFANIEDIYEFSSELLEDLEGSPSAGGIAECFVQRSEDFDIYTLYCMNYPSSLALLRELSLSPPAALWLQERQAQLHHSLPLQSFLLKPVQRILKYHLLLQELGKHWAEGPGAGGREMVEEAIVSMTAVAWYINDMKRKQEHAARLQEVQRRLGGWTGPELSAFGELVLEGAFRGGGGGGPRLRGGERLLFLFSRMLLVAKRRGPEYTYKGHIFCCNLSVSESPRDPLGFKVSDLTIPKHRHLLQAKNQEEKRLWIHCLQRLFFENHPASIPAKAKQVLLENSLHCAPKSKPIPEPLTPPLGSPRPRDARSFTPGRRNTAPSPGPSATRRGRRQSEPMKDPYVMFPQNAQPRLKHAGSEGELYPTLEPQPPVPASGPPEDLEDTGPPTLEPSGTSITEEILELLNQRGLRDPAPSPHDIPKFPGDSQVPEGSDPLTFQALPSRDSSEEEEEEELEMDERGPSPLHVLEGLESSSAAENPDVPGLTKSPDTPNLPEIPSLSEIPKIPHLPSLSDISSVFEMPCLPAIPSVPDIPSLPSAPTLPCDSWLQGPLRGPDEALATRRELFPGSSSIKLGEPSSGGRAGREEAAEGESFPDFQPQDVPRDQGFPDELEFRSCSEIRSAWQALEQGQLARPGFPEPLLILEDSDLGGGSGGSGKAGAPSSSSERAASRVRELARLYSERIQQMQRAETRASANAPRRRPRALAQPQLSPCLPQEQAEPGPLPAFGHVLVCELAFPLTCAQESVPLGPATRVQAATPLSKQGGCLGGEGLKVSNLPEQDHLGIRVPAAAPLSEQRGLWNIQSVAGAAAAVPKQEDAPGVRVLATALPAQEAPLEIQVPGTAPLAEDGGHVDIWDPSSPALPRRGCCSDVTVVATATMPKQEGHLRTQTPAGTLLTKQGGPRDVHFPAGGCDQAVNTSLMCGGNHQIPDSTPLPLRHELPDIQAPGASPVPACGGHLSHHVPAGAPLSSPQDCSDVQAPDPSPLPAHRSCLDDRVPASTPLCVPNPDVPATTPLHQRPGLPDTQVQALPPLPEQDSLPDSPGPSAAPLLEQKSLTEGHGPAAMLSPERRGSQDIQGLVPTPGQSAVVMSKPGGHLVSPVVRSETSELTPPHSPAPPTRQLLGPNAAALSRYLAASYISQSLARRQGPGGDAPAASRGPWSSSAPASRAPSPPPQPQPPPPPARRLSYATTVNIHVGGGGRLRPAKAQVRLNHPTLLAPPQESVGLRGAQGTPDAPFHT; encoded by the exons cccctgcaaCCCCGGCCATGGCCTCCCCCCGAGGTTCTGGGAGCTCCACATCCCTCAGCACTGTGGGCTCCGAGGGGGACCCGGCTCCGGGGCCCACCCCAGCTTGCTCAGCGTCCAGGCCAGAGCCCCTTCCAGGGCCCCCCATCCGCCTGCATCTGTCACCTGTGGGCACCCCGGGTTCGGCCAAACCCTCGAGGCTGGAGCGAGTGGCACGAGAGATCGTGGAGACAGAGCGGGCCTATGTCCGGGACCTTCGCAGCATCGTGGAG GACTACCTGGGCCCTCTGCTGGACGGtggggtcctggggctgagcGCGGAGCAGGTGGGCATACTATTTGCCAACATCGAGGACATCTACGAGTTCAGCAG tGAGCTCCTGGAGGACCTAGAGGGCAGCCCCAGCGCGGGGGGCATTGCCGAGTGCTTTGTGCAGAGG AGTGAGGATTTTGACATCTACACGTTGTACTGCATGAACTACCCGAG CTCCCTAGCCCTGCTCCGGGAGCTGTCGCTGTCCCCGCCCGCAGCCCTGTGGTTGCAGGAGCGCCAGGCCCAGCTCCACCACTCGCTGCCCCTGCAGAGCTTCCTGCTCAAACCTGTTCAGCGGATCCTCAAGTACCACCTGCTGCTGCAG GAGCTTGGCAAGCACTGGGCGGAGGGCCCGGGCGCCGGGGGCCGCGAGATGGTGGAAGAGGCGATTGTGTCCATGACAGCCGTCGCCTGGTACATCAATGACATGAAACGCAAGCAGGAGCATGCTGCGCGCCTCCAG GAAGTGCAGCGGCGGCTGGGCGGCTGGACCGGCCCGGAGCTCAGCGCCTTCGGGGAGCTGGTGCTGGAGGGCGCCTtccgaggcggcggcgggggcggcccccGACTTCGAGGGGGCGAGCGgctgctctttctcttctcccgAATGCTGCTCGTGGCCAAGCGCCGGGGACCGGAGTACACCTACAAGGGCCACATCTTC TGCTGCAACCTGAGTGTGAGCGAGAGCCCTCGAGACCCTCTGGGGTTCAAGGTGTCCGATCTGACCATTCCCAAACACAGGCACCTGCTCCAG gcCAAGAACCAAGAAGAGAAGAGGCTGTGGATTCACTGTCTCCAGCGCCTCTTCTTTGAGAACCACCCGGCCTCTATCCCTGCCAAG GCGAAACAAGTTCTCCTTGAAAACAGCCTGCACT GTGCTCCTAAAAGTAAGCCTATCCCAGAGCCCCTGACACCCCCGCTTGGGTCTCCCCGACCTCGAGATGCTAGAAGTTTCACTCCTGGACGAAGGAACACAG CTCCGTCTCCAGGACCCTCTGCTACCCGCCGTGGCCGCAGACAGTCCG AGCCAATGAAGGACCCGTACGTTATGTTTCCACAGAACG CTCAGCCTAGACTCAAG CACGCTGGCAGTGAGGGGGAGCTGTACCCCACCTTAGAGCCTCAGCCACCAGTTCCAGCTTCCGGACCCCCTGAGGACCTGGAAGACACTGGACCCCCTACCCTGGAACCCTCTGGGACCTCGATCACTGAAGAGATCCTGGAGCTGCTGAACCAGAGAGGCCTCCGGGATCCAGCG CCATCGCCCCACGACATCCCCAAGTTCCCTGGAGACTCCCAGGTGCCGGAGGGCAGTGACCCCCTCACATTCCAAGCCCTGCCCAGCCGGGACTCttcagaagaggaggaggaggaggagctggaaaTGGACGAACGCGGGCCTTCCCCACTCCATGTCCTGGAGGGGCTCGAAAGTTCCAGCGCAGCTGAAAATCCTGACGTTCCCGGCCTTACGAAAAGTCCAGATACACCCAACCTCCCTGAAATTCCCAGCCTGTCTGAAATTCCCAAGATTCCCCACCTTCCCAGTCTGTCAGACATTTCCAGTGTTTTTGAAATGCCCTGCCTTCCAGCCATACCTAGTGTCCCTGACATTCCTAGTCTTCCCAGCGCTCCCACCCTGCCCTGTGACTCATGGCTCCAGGGACCTCTGCGGGGGCCCGATGAGGCCCTGGCCACCAGGAGAGAACTGTTCCCTGGAAGCAGTTCCATAAAACTGGGAGAGCCGTCCTCAGGCggcagggcagggcgggaggAGGCTGCGGAAGGGGAGTCGTTCCCAGACTTCCAGCCGCAGGATGTCCCCCGAGATCAGGGATTCCCGGATGAGCTGGAATTCCGCTCCTGTTCGGAGATCCGGAGCGCCTGGCAGGCCCTGGAGCAGGGGCAGCTGGCCCGGCCGGGTTTCCCGGAGCCACTGCTCATCCTGGAAGATTCGGATCTGGGCGGAGGCAGCGGCGGGAGTGGGAAGGCAGGAGCCCCGAGTTCGAGTTCGGAGCGGGCGGCCTCCCGAGTGCGAGAGTTAGCCCGGCTTTACAGCGAGCGCATCCAGCAGATGCAGCGGGCTGAGACCCGGGCGTCGGCCAAcgccccccgccgccggccgCGCGCCCTGGCCCAACCGCAGCTGTCCCCCTGCCTGCCGCAGGAGCAGGCTGAGCCAG ggcccctgcctgcctttggacATGTGCTGGTTTGTGAGCTGGCCTTCCCGCTGACCTGTGCCCAGGAGTCTGTTCCTCTGGGTCCCGCCACCCGGGTTCAAGCCGCCACACCTTTGTCTAAGCAGGGAGGCTGCCTCGGGGGCGAGGGTCTAAAGGTTTCAAATTTGCCTGAGCAAGACCATCTGGGCATCCGGGTTCCAGCTGCGGCCCCGTTGTCTGAGCAGAGAGGCCTCTGGAATATACAGAGTGTGGCCGGAGCCGCCGCAGCCGTGCCGAAGCAGGAGGACGCCCCAGGTGTTCGGGTGCTGGCTACAGCTTTGCCTGCTCAGGAAGCCCCCCTGGAAATCCAAGTTCCAGGCACCGCTCCTTTGGCTGAGGATGGAGGCCATGTGGACATCTGGGATCCAAGCAGCCCTGCTTTGCCCAGGCGGGGATGCTGTTCCGATGTTACGGTTGTAGCCACGGCCACTATGCCGAAGCAAGAAGGTCACTTGCGCACCCAGACCCCAGCCGGTACCCTGCTAACTAAGCAAGGAGGCCCCCGGGATGTTCACTTCCCAGCCGGTGGCTGCGATCAGGCGGTGAACACTTCGCTTATGTGTGGAGGGAACCATCAGATCCCAGACAGCACCCCACTGCCCCTGCGACACGAGCTCCCAGACATTCAGGCTCCAGGTGCCTCACCTGTGCCTGCATGTGGAGGCCACCTAAGCCATCACGTCCCAGCCGGTGCTCCACTGTCTTCACCCCAAGACTGCTCAGACGTTCAGGCTCCAGACCCCTCGCCTTTGCCTGCACACAGGAGCTGCCTAGACGATCGGGTCCCAGCCAGCACGCCGCTGTGTGTGCCCAACCCAGACGTCCCAGCTACCACACCTTTGCACCAGCGACCAGGCCTCCCGGACACCCAAGTCCAGGCCCTCCCACCTTTGCCCGAGCAGGACAGCCTCCCAGACAGCCCCGGTCCATCTGCTGCACCTTTGTTGGAGCAGAAGAGCCTCACAGAAGGGCACGGTCCAGCTGCAATGCTTTCGCCCGAGCGAAGAGGCTCTCAGGACATCCAGGGCCTGGTACCCACCCCGGGCCAGAGCGCCGTGGTTATGTCCAAACCGGGAGGCCACCTGGTCTCTCCTGTAGTCCGGTCAGAGACTTCAGAGTTGACCCCGCCCCACAGTCCCGCTCCTCCAACCCGTCAGCTCCTGGGCCCCAATGCAGCTGCCCTCTCAAGATACCTGGCAGCCTCGTACATCAGCCAGAGCCTGGCTCGGCGGCAAGGGCCTGGGGGGGACGCTCCCGCAGCCTCCCGGGGTCCCTGGTCCTCCTCTGCCCCCGCATCGCGGGCACCTTCACCaccgccccagccccagcccccaccacccccagccagGAGGCTCAGCTATGCCACCACGGTCAACATCCACGTCGGGGGTGGTGGGAGGCTGCGGCCGGCCAAGGCCCAGGTCAGGTTGAACCACCCCACTCTCCTGGCGCCCCCCCAGGAATCTGTGGGCCTTCGCGGGGCCCAGGGAACTCCTGATGCCCCTTTCCACACATGA